The following are encoded in a window of Pseudalgibacter alginicilyticus genomic DNA:
- a CDS encoding sulfatase family protein, which produces MKKLFIISILSIFSWNVSVKAQSKTSQPNIIIIFTDDQGYQDIGVFGSPLIKTPNLDKMAADGIKFTDFYSASSICSPSRAALLTGAYPQRIGVPEVLWPNIAGGLSSEETTIADMLKTKNYATACIGKWHLGDEAQYLPTNQGFDFYYGIPFSNDMSVNPKSKVNKKIVFREGMTIDSLRQKKWRKSRVPLFQQDEIVEYPVDQSTLSKRYTQQAVNFISDHKEEPFFLYLAHSMPHVPLFASENFKGKSARGLYGDVIEEIDWGVGEILKTLENLNIDKNTLVIFTSDNGPWTSKGDKGGSALPLRGGKFLTYEGGMRVPMIAKWSGKIKEGTVTHEVASTIDFLPTIAHLTDANLPEKEIDGKNIWKLLSGKKSKSPHKKEGFYYYKESTLEAVRQGDWKLRITKKEGVELFNLEEDVSEKNNVASQHPKTVKKLRKMMEEFDAELQKNKRNQEHLLKK; this is translated from the coding sequence ATGAAAAAATTATTTATAATATCAATACTTTCTATTTTTAGTTGGAATGTTTCTGTTAAAGCACAAAGCAAAACATCACAGCCAAATATCATAATTATTTTCACTGATGATCAAGGCTATCAAGATATTGGTGTATTTGGTTCCCCATTGATTAAAACTCCAAACTTAGATAAAATGGCTGCTGATGGTATAAAGTTTACTGATTTTTATTCAGCATCTTCTATTTGTTCACCTTCAAGAGCTGCCTTGTTAACAGGAGCATACCCACAACGAATAGGCGTACCAGAAGTATTATGGCCAAATATTGCAGGTGGTTTATCGAGCGAAGAAACAACCATAGCAGATATGCTTAAAACTAAAAATTATGCAACAGCTTGTATTGGTAAATGGCATCTTGGCGACGAGGCACAATATTTACCTACAAATCAAGGGTTCGATTTTTATTATGGCATACCGTTTAGTAACGATATGTCTGTTAACCCAAAGTCAAAAGTGAATAAAAAGATTGTTTTTAGAGAAGGAATGACCATAGATAGTTTACGTCAAAAAAAATGGAGAAAAAGTAGAGTGCCATTATTTCAACAAGATGAAATTGTAGAATATCCGGTAGATCAAAGTACACTTTCTAAACGCTATACACAGCAAGCGGTAAATTTTATATCAGATCATAAAGAAGAACCTTTCTTTTTATACTTAGCACACTCGATGCCTCATGTACCGCTTTTTGCTTCTGAAAATTTTAAAGGGAAAAGTGCGCGAGGATTGTATGGTGATGTTATTGAAGAAATAGATTGGGGAGTTGGTGAAATTTTAAAAACGTTAGAAAATTTAAATATTGATAAAAACACGCTCGTTATTTTTACTTCAGATAATGGACCTTGGACTTCAAAAGGCGATAAAGGCGGTAGTGCTTTACCTTTAAGAGGTGGTAAATTTTTAACCTATGAAGGCGGAATGCGTGTGCCAATGATTGCAAAGTGGTCTGGTAAAATAAAGGAAGGAACCGTTACACACGAAGTAGCTTCAACAATAGACTTTTTGCCAACAATTGCACATTTAACGGATGCCAATTTACCAGAAAAAGAAATAGACGGAAAAAATATCTGGAAATTATTATCTGGAAAAAAAAGTAAATCGCCGCATAAAAAAGAAGGATTTTATTATTACAAAGAATCAACTTTAGAAGCGGTTCGTCAAGGCGATTGGAAGCTGAGAATTACAAAAAAGGAAGGTGTTGAGTTATTCAATTTAGAGGAAGATGTTTCTGAAAAAAATAATGTAGCATCACAACATCCAAAAACCGTTAAAAAATTACGAAAAATGATGGAAGAATTTGATGCAGAATTACAGAAAAATAAAAGAAACCAAGAACATTTATTAAAAAAATAA
- a CDS encoding sulfatase family protein, producing MKKLFLSSVYIIFILLTIISCKNKAKEKVVQTPAERPNILFIMADDHTSQAWGIYESILKDLVHTPNIQRLAEEGTVLDNCLVSNSICSPSRATILTGQYSHINGLKILAGGLSPNYPTIAGVLQRGGYQTSIIGKWHLKQEPTSEFDYYCVLPGQGRYWDPVLKTKENWQDYMDGGIEYKGFSTDVIAGMTIDWIENRDKSKPFMAMCHFKATHEPFDYPERFSHLYRDQDIPVPVTFYDEGAETTGRSFKGQSIDNLKIRYLTASKDPENVPGYMKYPELPFDVDGLDNMAARYKTYQKYVKDFMRCGAAIDDNIGKILDYLDESGLAENTIVIYTADQGYFLGEHGFFDKRLIFEESIHMPFVIRYPKEIPAGVRNNDLIENVDFSALFADYAGVEYPETMQGHSFRENLKGNTPTDWRKYAYYRYWDHSKDRPGHFGIRGDRYKLAFYYGNGLKENNYSKEEQPTKFWDFYDLEKDPKETNNAYNDPQYQDIIKNMKAEILNKRQSLGDIDADNPEIYEIIKNYWND from the coding sequence ATGAAAAAGTTATTTTTATCGAGTGTTTATATTATTTTTATTTTACTCACAATAATAAGTTGTAAAAATAAAGCTAAAGAAAAAGTAGTACAAACTCCTGCAGAAAGGCCTAATATTTTGTTTATTATGGCTGATGACCATACATCACAAGCTTGGGGTATTTATGAAAGTATTTTAAAAGACTTAGTACACACTCCAAATATTCAGCGTTTAGCAGAAGAAGGTACCGTTTTAGATAATTGTTTGGTTTCTAATTCTATATGTTCTCCAAGTAGGGCAACAATTCTTACAGGTCAATACAGTCATATTAATGGTTTGAAAATTTTAGCAGGAGGTTTATCTCCTAATTACCCAACTATTGCAGGTGTTTTACAGCGTGGAGGTTATCAAACATCAATTATAGGTAAATGGCATTTAAAACAAGAACCAACCTCTGAATTTGATTATTATTGCGTTTTACCAGGGCAAGGTCGTTATTGGGATCCAGTGCTTAAAACTAAAGAAAATTGGCAAGATTATATGGATGGAGGAATAGAATATAAAGGATTTAGTACTGATGTTATTGCTGGTATGACGATTGATTGGATTGAAAATCGTGACAAATCAAAACCTTTTATGGCTATGTGCCACTTTAAAGCCACTCACGAACCATTTGATTATCCAGAACGTTTTAGTCATTTATATAGAGACCAAGATATTCCAGTACCCGTTACATTTTATGATGAGGGTGCTGAAACTACAGGAAGATCTTTTAAAGGACAATCTATAGATAATTTAAAGATTAGATATCTAACGGCTTCAAAAGACCCAGAAAATGTTCCAGGTTATATGAAATATCCAGAATTACCTTTTGATGTTGATGGATTAGATAATATGGCTGCACGTTATAAAACTTACCAGAAATATGTGAAAGATTTTATGCGTTGTGGAGCAGCCATAGATGATAATATTGGAAAAATATTAGATTATTTAGATGAATCAGGTTTGGCAGAAAATACCATCGTAATTTATACCGCAGATCAAGGTTATTTTCTTGGAGAACATGGTTTTTTTGATAAACGATTGATTTTCGAAGAGTCTATTCATATGCCATTTGTAATTCGATATCCTAAAGAAATTCCAGCAGGTGTGAGAAATAATGATTTGATAGAAAATGTTGATTTTTCAGCTTTATTTGCTGATTATGCAGGAGTAGAATACCCTGAAACCATGCAGGGACATAGTTTCCGTGAAAATTTAAAAGGAAATACCCCAACAGATTGGCGTAAATATGCTTACTACCGCTATTGGGATCATTCCAAAGACCGTCCAGGGCATTTTGGTATCCGAGGGGACCGTTACAAGTTAGCTTTCTACTATGGTAACGGATTAAAAGAGAATAATTATTCTAAAGAAGAGCAACCAACAAAATTTTGGGATTTTTATGACTTAGAAAAAGATCCGAAAGAAACCAACAATGCTTATAACGATCCTCAATATCAGGATATCATTAAAAATATGAAAGCAGAAATTTTAAATAAAAGACAATCTTTAGGAGATATAGATGCTGATAATCCTGAAATCTATGAGATTATTAAAAATTATTGGAATGATTAA
- a CDS encoding sulfatase-like hydrolase/transferase — protein sequence MIKTLNIFIIAFLFSKAITSCYAQKVEKPNIIIIVADDLGYGDLSCYGSTLINTPHLDQMAAEGIKFTDFHSNGSVCSPTRAALLTGKYQQRVGIDGVVTAKQHRDKGLATSEKTFADAFKEAGYVTGMFGKWHLGYKTEFNPINQGFDEYIGYVSGNVDYHSHIDQEGYEDWWQGDKIKNEEGYSTDLITKHSVDFIRRHKDEPFLLFIPHEAPHGPFQGRNSVAERAVGWKNGAKQKDKMSEEELNNIYKEMVEVMDEGIGEVMETLKKLKLDKNTLVFFCSDNGASQKVGSNGGLRGYKSTLWEGGHRVSAMAWYPGTITPNQINNETIMTMDLFPTILDFVGAEIPEGLDGVSLKDNLVKGNPLPTRDVFWGYIGRKAIRQGDWKLILRNKNADPLLFNLKDDIQERNNLANQHPERVKAMLGKLKVWSEDVYAISK from the coding sequence ATGATTAAAACATTAAACATATTCATTATCGCTTTTCTTTTTTCTAAAGCAATTACAAGTTGTTATGCTCAAAAAGTAGAAAAGCCAAATATCATTATCATTGTAGCTGATGATTTAGGGTATGGCGATTTATCGTGTTATGGTAGTACATTAATTAATACGCCTCATTTAGATCAAATGGCCGCAGAAGGTATTAAATTTACTGATTTTCATTCGAATGGGTCTGTTTGTAGTCCAACAAGAGCTGCTCTACTTACAGGTAAATATCAACAGCGTGTTGGTATTGATGGGGTTGTTACAGCTAAGCAACATCGTGATAAAGGCTTAGCTACAAGTGAAAAAACATTTGCAGATGCTTTTAAAGAAGCTGGTTATGTTACGGGTATGTTTGGTAAATGGCATTTGGGGTATAAAACAGAGTTTAATCCTATAAATCAAGGCTTCGATGAGTATATTGGTTACGTTTCAGGGAATGTTGATTATCATTCACATATTGACCAAGAGGGTTATGAAGATTGGTGGCAAGGTGATAAAATTAAAAATGAAGAAGGCTATTCAACAGATTTGATAACAAAACATTCAGTTGATTTTATAAGACGTCATAAAGACGAACCTTTTTTGCTCTTTATTCCACACGAAGCACCTCATGGTCCTTTTCAAGGGCGTAATTCTGTAGCAGAACGAGCTGTAGGTTGGAAAAATGGTGCTAAACAAAAAGATAAAATGTCTGAAGAAGAGCTTAACAACATTTATAAAGAAATGGTTGAGGTTATGGATGAAGGCATAGGAGAGGTTATGGAAACATTAAAAAAACTAAAACTCGATAAAAACACTTTGGTATTTTTTTGTTCAGACAATGGTGCTTCTCAAAAAGTAGGAAGTAATGGTGGCTTAAGAGGGTATAAATCTACTTTATGGGAAGGTGGTCATCGTGTGTCTGCAATGGCTTGGTATCCTGGAACAATTACGCCAAATCAAATAAATAATGAAACTATTATGACAATGGATTTATTTCCAACTATTTTGGATTTTGTTGGAGCAGAAATCCCAGAAGGATTAGATGGTGTAAGCTTAAAAGATAATCTTGTTAAAGGAAACCCATTGCCAACAAGAGATGTGTTTTGGGGGTACATAGGAAGAAAAGCAATACGACAAGGTGATTGGAAACTTATTTTACGTAATAAAAATGCAGATCCTTTATTGTTTAATTTAAAAGATGATATTCAGGAGCGTAATAACTTAGCTAATCAGCATCCAGAACGGGTAAAAGCTATGCTTGGGAAATTAAAAGTTTGGAGTGAGGATGTTTATGCAATTTCAAAATAA
- a CDS encoding glycoside hydrolase family 95 protein — MKTLNNTYIIKSLLLVLGLTLMFCAKPKDFSEQKDDFKLVYTEPAEKWTDALPIGNGSLGAMVFGGVAQEHIQFNEETLWRGQPHDYAHEGAGEYLAEIRQLLTEGKSREAHKLAQEEFMSEPLKQVHYQPFGDIYIDFKNHENYTNYKRELNLNDAISSVSYTVDDANYTREILSSFPDQIIAINLTVSKEKALNFDVWLDAIHDDKSVVTSNDSQTLVVKVKGGVLRGVSTLKIKTDGSVTSANGTLQITNASKATMFLSAATNYIDFSDVSGNPETIVPETLSKVENTNYKKIKLNHIQDYQALYNRFEISFGDNGKSNNPTNQRILDFSKTPDDPHLVALYVEYARYLTISSSRPGTKPATLQGIWNDKLTPPWFSSYTTNINLEMNYWPVEMYNLSECHEPLFDLIEDLSITGAKVAKEHYNADGWIVHHNIDIWRGAAPVNASHHGIWLGGAAWLSTHIWEHYLYTQDKAFLEKRYPLMRNAAVFYSQFLYEDPNTGYLISSPSNSPEIGGLVAGPTMDHQLIRALFRSTIEASKILGADQEFTSSLQPMISKIAPNKIGKHGQLQEWMEDKDDPENHHRHVSHLWAVHPGNEINYEDTPDLMKAAKQSLEYRGDNGTGWSLAWKINFWSRFKDGNHAYKLLHKLLSPAEKPDGKVGGGSYPNLFDAHPPFQIDGNFGGASGILEMILQSHLGKIELLPALPDALPRGYVSGIVARGGFELNFSWENSELKDVEILSKQGGKCTLSYRDKHIEFNTSKGKTYKFDGNLNSKP; from the coding sequence ATGAAAACACTAAATAACACTTATATTATAAAATCACTTCTTTTAGTTTTAGGTTTGACTCTAATGTTTTGTGCTAAACCTAAGGATTTTTCAGAACAAAAAGATGATTTTAAACTCGTATATACAGAACCAGCTGAAAAATGGACAGATGCCTTGCCCATTGGTAATGGAAGTTTAGGGGCTATGGTTTTTGGAGGGGTTGCTCAAGAGCATATTCAATTTAATGAGGAAACACTTTGGCGTGGTCAACCACACGATTATGCTCATGAAGGTGCCGGTGAATATTTAGCAGAGATAAGACAATTATTAACTGAAGGTAAGAGTAGAGAGGCACATAAGTTGGCTCAGGAAGAATTTATGAGCGAACCTCTAAAACAGGTACATTATCAACCTTTTGGAGATATTTATATTGATTTTAAAAATCATGAAAACTACACAAATTATAAGCGTGAATTAAACTTGAACGATGCTATTAGTTCGGTTTCTTATACCGTGGATGATGCTAATTATACACGAGAAATTTTATCCAGTTTTCCTGATCAAATTATTGCAATAAATTTAACAGTTAGCAAAGAAAAAGCACTTAATTTTGATGTATGGTTAGATGCCATTCACGATGATAAATCCGTTGTTACATCAAATGATTCGCAAACACTTGTTGTTAAAGTAAAAGGTGGAGTATTAAGAGGTGTTTCAACTTTAAAAATAAAAACTGACGGAAGCGTTACATCTGCAAATGGCACATTACAAATTACTAATGCATCAAAAGCCACGATGTTTTTATCAGCTGCAACAAATTATATTGATTTCAGCGATGTTTCGGGGAACCCGGAGACAATAGTTCCAGAAACGTTATCTAAAGTTGAAAATACAAATTACAAAAAAATCAAACTTAATCATATTCAGGATTACCAAGCTTTATATAACCGCTTTGAAATTAGTTTTGGAGATAATGGAAAATCTAATAATCCAACAAACCAAAGAATTTTAGATTTTAGTAAAACACCAGACGATCCACATTTAGTAGCTCTATATGTTGAGTATGCACGTTATTTAACCATATCAAGTAGTCGTCCTGGTACTAAACCAGCAACCTTGCAAGGTATTTGGAATGATAAATTAACGCCGCCTTGGTTCAGTAGTTATACCACGAATATTAATTTAGAAATGAATTATTGGCCGGTTGAAATGTATAATTTAAGTGAATGCCACGAACCTTTATTTGATTTAATAGAAGATCTTTCAATTACTGGAGCCAAAGTAGCCAAAGAGCATTATAATGCTGACGGATGGATTGTACATCACAACATTGATATTTGGAGAGGTGCCGCCCCTGTAAACGCTTCGCACCATGGTATTTGGTTAGGGGGTGCCGCTTGGTTATCTACTCATATTTGGGAACATTATTTGTATACTCAAGATAAAGCCTTTTTAGAGAAAAGATATCCGCTGATGCGAAATGCGGCGGTATTTTATAGTCAGTTTTTATATGAAGATCCTAATACAGGATATTTGATAAGTTCTCCTTCAAATTCCCCAGAAATAGGAGGTTTAGTTGCTGGTCCAACAATGGATCATCAATTAATTAGAGCATTATTTAGAAGCACTATAGAAGCTTCAAAAATTTTAGGTGCTGATCAAGAATTTACATCTAGTTTACAACCTATGATTTCTAAAATTGCACCCAATAAAATAGGCAAACATGGACAATTGCAAGAATGGATGGAAGATAAAGATGATCCTGAAAATCATCACAGGCATGTTTCTCATCTTTGGGCTGTTCACCCAGGAAATGAAATAAATTATGAGGATACTCCAGACTTAATGAAAGCGGCAAAACAATCATTAGAGTATAGAGGTGATAATGGCACAGGTTGGAGTTTAGCTTGGAAAATTAATTTTTGGTCGCGATTTAAAGATGGCAATCATGCTTATAAGTTATTGCATAAATTATTGAGTCCTGCTGAAAAACCAGATGGTAAGGTTGGTGGTGGTTCATATCCAAATCTTTTCGATGCACATCCACCATTTCAGATTGATGGAAATTTTGGGGGTGCTTCGGGTATTTTAGAAATGATTTTACAAAGTCATTTGGGTAAAATAGAATTATTGCCAGCTTTACCCGATGCGTTGCCAAGGGGATATGTTTCAGGAATTGTTGCAAGAGGTGGTTTTGAGTTAAATTTTAGTTGGGAGAATTCAGAATTAAAGGATGTTGAAATTTTATCTAAACAAGGTGGGAAATGCACACTAAGTTATAGAGATAAGCACATAGAGTTTAATACATCAAAAGGAAAAACCTATAAATTTGATGGTAATTTAAATTCAAAACCATAA
- a CDS encoding arylsulfatase translates to MKHLFYINLFVLLLVITSCSESEKTEIASKPNVILIVTDDQGFGDLGYYGNPHIKTPVLDSLARKSVRFDDFSVNPVCAPTRSAIMTGKYSMSTGVHDTYRGGAMMASSEITIAEILKDAGYNTGMIGKWHLGDNYPMRPQDQGFDYVLNHLSGGIGQYGDWPNTLKRDSSYFNPILWKNGKQVQTQGYCTDVLTEAAMDYVEDNKENPFFLYLSYNAPHGPLQLPQKYYDMYKDVDIDAGLINQGKPYPNVTEHSRENSKKVYGMVTNIDDNLRLLFKKLEDLDIDENTLVIFMTDNGPQHPRYVAGMRGRKGSVFQGGVRVPSFWYYPKAFKEPRDIKTPAAHYDILPTLVEFTGVEMPENLIIEGESLLPLLTKEKKTLPQRIINRYWARTAPVRYRNVSTRKGNMKLVGVGKDENNADTFELFNLTEDPYEQNDISDNNQALVDELKTEMASWLDIMEKSKHILDSPKPIIGTVFENPVMLNQNDALFLKKENIKEEFIYWDVIVDKTKTYDIIVHFDNEIETTGELKLVLGEITETLLIDANGKRSFRFNNIELNKGALTIMPKTYLKRKDELKYIYPFYIEIRG, encoded by the coding sequence ATGAAACATTTATTTTACATAAATTTATTTGTTCTACTACTGGTTATAACGAGCTGTTCAGAGAGTGAAAAAACTGAAATAGCATCTAAACCCAATGTGATATTAATTGTTACAGATGATCAGGGTTTTGGCGATTTAGGTTATTATGGAAACCCTCATATAAAAACGCCGGTTTTAGATAGTTTAGCAAGAAAAAGTGTTCGTTTCGACGATTTTTCAGTTAACCCAGTTTGTGCGCCAACACGCTCTGCGATTATGACGGGTAAATATTCTATGTCTACTGGTGTGCACGACACTTATAGAGGTGGAGCAATGATGGCTTCTTCTGAAATTACTATAGCTGAAATTTTAAAAGATGCGGGTTATAATACTGGTATGATTGGTAAATGGCATTTAGGCGATAATTATCCCATGCGACCACAAGACCAAGGGTTTGATTACGTGTTAAACCATTTGTCTGGCGGAATCGGGCAATACGGTGATTGGCCAAATACGTTAAAAAGAGACAGTAGCTACTTCAATCCAATTTTATGGAAAAATGGTAAACAAGTACAAACTCAAGGCTATTGTACAGATGTTTTAACCGAAGCAGCTATGGATTATGTGGAAGACAACAAGGAGAATCCATTCTTCCTATATTTATCTTATAATGCGCCGCATGGGCCATTACAATTACCCCAAAAATATTACGATATGTACAAAGATGTAGATATCGATGCGGGTTTAATTAACCAAGGAAAACCTTATCCAAATGTTACCGAACACAGTAGAGAAAATTCTAAAAAAGTCTACGGAATGGTAACTAATATTGATGATAACTTAAGATTGTTATTTAAAAAATTAGAAGATTTAGACATAGATGAAAATACATTAGTTATTTTCATGACAGATAATGGTCCGCAACATCCAAGATACGTTGCTGGTATGCGTGGTAGAAAAGGTTCTGTGTTCCAAGGGGGTGTAAGAGTTCCAAGTTTTTGGTATTATCCAAAAGCTTTCAAAGAGCCTAGAGATATTAAAACACCTGCAGCTCATTATGATATTTTACCAACCTTGGTTGAGTTTACTGGAGTAGAGATGCCAGAAAATTTAATTATAGAAGGGGAAAGCTTATTACCTTTATTAACAAAAGAAAAGAAAACGTTGCCTCAACGTATTATTAACCGTTATTGGGCTCGAACAGCTCCTGTTAGGTATAGGAATGTATCTACTAGGAAGGGGAATATGAAATTGGTAGGTGTTGGTAAAGATGAAAATAATGCGGATACGTTTGAACTTTTTAACTTAACGGAAGATCCATATGAGCAAAATGATATTTCAGATAATAATCAAGCATTAGTTGATGAACTAAAAACTGAAATGGCTTCGTGGCTTGATATTATGGAAAAATCTAAGCATATTTTGGATTCACCTAAACCTATAATAGGAACCGTTTTTGAGAATCCTGTCATGCTGAATCAAAATGATGCTCTTTTTTTAAAGAAAGAAAATATTAAAGAAGAATTTATTTATTGGGATGTTATTGTAGATAAAACTAAAACCTACGATATAATAGTTCATTTTGATAATGAAATTGAAACGACAGGTGAATTAAAGTTAGTACTTGGTGAAATAACAGAGACATTACTCATTGATGCCAATGGTAAAAGAAGTTTTCGTTTTAATAATATAGAACTTAATAAAGGAGCATTAACTATTATGCCAAAAACATATTTAAAAAGAAAAGATGAATTAAAATATATCTATCCTTTTTATATTGAAATAAGGGGGTAG
- a CDS encoding sulfatase family protein, whose translation MSIKSVLQITLISIVFFSCNEKEEKKSITHTTKPNIIYILADDLGIGDVSIYNENSKIETPNIDALATNGVMYTDAHTSSAVCTPTRYSILTGRYNWRTSLKQGVVSGYSKSLIKPNRTTIADVLKDNGYNTAFIGKWHMGWDWDITKPDSLGLDIDNLKARPEVDFTTPIKNGPNTHGFDYSYGFCGSLDMPPYVWVENDMPTSVPTKYTKGKTKQGTWRYGLTADNFEHEQALPEITKRTVSYINDNAKKDDPFFVYMPLPAPHTPILPTDAFKGKSGLENPYADFVIMVDWVVGEVTKALEANGISENTLIVFTSDNGCSPTANFKQLKSKDHNPSYVYRGTKSDIFEGGHRVPYIMTWKNNIQPTKTEQLVCTTDFFATVADVLNIDLEDNVAEDSFSHLTNSEAPKRESIIHHSVRGEFAYRKGDYKVNFCKGSGGWSYPNINTKKAIYDTLPMVQLYNVKTDAAETKNLQAEHPEIVKEFKADLLKIINDGRSTVGAKQENDGTSDWPQLEKLKNTKL comes from the coding sequence ATGTCCATAAAATCAGTTTTACAAATAACCTTAATTAGTATCGTTTTCTTTTCCTGTAATGAAAAAGAAGAGAAAAAGAGTATTACACATACAACAAAACCCAACATCATATACATTCTTGCTGATGATTTAGGTATTGGCGATGTATCTATTTACAACGAAAACTCTAAAATTGAAACACCAAATATCGATGCATTGGCAACTAATGGCGTAATGTACACCGATGCACACACAAGTTCTGCAGTTTGTACCCCAACACGTTATAGCATTTTAACAGGGCGATATAACTGGCGTACCTCGTTAAAACAAGGTGTGGTTAGTGGTTATTCAAAATCATTAATAAAGCCAAACCGAACTACTATTGCCGATGTTTTAAAAGACAACGGTTACAACACTGCTTTTATAGGTAAATGGCACATGGGCTGGGACTGGGATATTACAAAACCAGATTCTTTAGGTCTGGATATAGATAATTTAAAAGCAAGACCAGAGGTAGATTTTACAACACCTATTAAAAATGGTCCAAATACACATGGTTTTGATTATAGCTACGGATTTTGTGGTTCTTTAGACATGCCACCATACGTTTGGGTAGAAAACGATATGCCAACCAGCGTACCAACAAAATATACCAAAGGTAAAACCAAACAAGGTACTTGGCGTTATGGTTTAACTGCCGATAATTTTGAGCACGAACAGGCATTGCCAGAAATCACAAAACGTACCGTAAGTTATATTAACGATAATGCAAAAAAAGACGATCCGTTTTTTGTATATATGCCACTGCCTGCACCACACACGCCAATTTTACCAACCGATGCTTTTAAAGGTAAAAGTGGTTTAGAAAATCCGTATGCCGATTTTGTTATTATGGTCGATTGGGTTGTTGGAGAAGTTACAAAAGCTTTAGAAGCTAACGGCATTTCAGAAAACACATTAATTGTTTTTACTAGCGATAATGGATGTTCACCAACAGCAAATTTCAAACAATTAAAATCTAAAGATCACAATCCAAGTTACGTTTACAGAGGTACAAAATCTGATATTTTTGAAGGCGGACACCGTGTGCCATACATCATGACATGGAAAAATAACATTCAGCCAACAAAAACAGAACAATTGGTTTGTACTACAGACTTTTTTGCAACCGTTGCCGATGTGTTGAATATTGATTTAGAAGATAATGTAGCAGAAGACAGCTTCAGCCATTTAACAAATTCTGAAGCTCCAAAACGCGAAAGCATCATTCATCATTCTGTTCGAGGTGAGTTTGCCTATCGTAAAGGCGATTACAAAGTTAATTTCTGTAAAGGTTCTGGCGGATGGAGTTATCCAAATATCAACACTAAAAAAGCAATTTACGATACACTTCCAATGGTTCAATTGTATAATGTTAAAACCGATGCTGCCGAAACCAAAAATTTACAAGCAGAACATCCTGAAATTGTAAAGGAATTTAAAGCCGATTTATTAAAAATTATAAATGATGGCAGAAGTACTGTTGGTGCAAAACAAGAAAACGATGGTACAAGCGATTGGCCACAATTAGAAAAACTAAAGAATACAAAATTATAG